In Nematostella vectensis chromosome 12, jaNemVect1.1, whole genome shotgun sequence, the genomic window ACAAGAATTTTGAACTAAATAACAATATATTGCTAGACTTTGCGACAAAGACTAGATTAGTCATAGCTTTAAATCTTAGCAATTTCCTAGCCATAGGAATGGGCAATCCAGGGCCCCTATCAACAGCAGTTTTTGTCAAAGTTGGGTAAAAAGCTGATTCAGCATCCCTGTTTTAAATAATGCATGTATGTAATAAGGAACCTGTTAATATTTctactatatatatattttatggtACGTCATTGCTCACCAGTTCTTGTAGAAGCGACGCTTGCACTCCTCGCTGAGATGCTCAGCCCAGATGGTCTTCAACACCCTCATACCACGAGGGGTCTCAATGTATCCAACAACACCGACGACCATCATGGGTGGGGTCTCAATTATGGTGACAGCCTCGACTTTCTCCTTCTTATTGAGTTCTAGAGAGAGAGACATCAGAAAAGGTCAATTACCCCTGCTGAGATCCCTGTATCCACTGAATGTAATTTTATCAATATGAATGAGCAACACGTACTAGATCCAGGTTTCTCGACCTCTCGGAGAATGTGGGTCATGCCGGCCTTGAAGCCGATGAAGGCGGTCAagtgaggggggagggtgttgtCATCTTTGGGGAAGGACTTGACTTTACCGCGATGACGCTTGCATCTCTTGCGCGGCAGGAAACCAAGAGAACCATGGCGTGGTGCCTCAAACTTTCTGTGAGACTGTTACaggaaaatataaaatactacATGTCAAAATATGATCACTGTCTGATAGATTTGATTACTTTGTAGTAATGATACTCGAATCAAATACCCGtgttctatttttattattaaaaaatcatAAACGTCTTTAAAAATACAATCATGTTCCACAGAAATTAATTTCTTGGGAAGAACCCTACGTTCAATAAACGTTGccattttttgttaaataagTACGGTAATTAAATCTTCAAATAAAATCCCAACTATGATCTTTGGACAAGGGCTACAAAGAACAAAAAGCctgccataaaaaaaaaattacaaactAAAAACTAGTGATTCAACAAAAAAGTTCGATCTATGATGGTTTTACACGTTGTGAGATCTTTAATTTCCCGATCAAAATTCTTCATGAAAAAAGACCATACACTCGATATAACTGGACTACATGGTACAGAAACATGTAAGCTCAAGTTCtaaataaattttgaaaatggATGGCAATTGTACAGGGTTAATTTTGCCGGATTTTATTCACAGGATCGCAAAACTCACCATCTTTGGTTCGAGCACTTGGGAAAGAGAACGAAAAACCACGTGACACTTGAATATGTAAAATCGTGAGAGGGTGGTCAATAGATTGGAAATTGCAGCAACCCAACGCAGGCTCAGGTCAGCGGTAGTCGaggtggccgccatcttggattttctGATTTGTGTTTCTTGGAGTTAAAATTTATTGAATCACCTCCCTCGATTGTTGCGATTTTGGCTGCCGGAAGGTAAAGTTCAAATTGTTGATAAAATGAAGAAAATTTGAAACTAGCTTGATTTGATCACGTGATGGCATGCTTCGCGAACCAGCAATTCAAAGTAACTTCTCTAAGATTGGGCTTTTGTTACTTTTAGCAGTAAAATTAAGTAAGTTATATGATGTCTTTAACCGAATGTAATTGGTCTTGCCTGTTGGCTTACCCCCTTTGCAAGGCCCCCTTATGTAGATGGAGGTTCGACATCTATTAGTTATTTCCTGACGTGTTGAATACATAAATTGTCAAACATGTAGACCAAATGTTAATTACAATACAATATATTTGATTTGTACCATAAGATGAAATTACAATACAATATAAAATACTTTAATACAAAACGGGTACAGGCTGTCTAGAAATAACTAAAGAGCTAATCTAGCTAGACAGCCAAAATTAATCGATAGATGCCAGCCGTTCAGCAGAGAAGTTGTGAATAATTACTTTAGAGCTTCATTTTGTCGAGATTGTTGAACTTGTTTCTTGATTTCTGTTTAGGAAATGGGTGATAAATACTTCAAGCGCTACACTGAAAAAGCAAGAGCGCCCTCCTTTGAGGAGATTGATCGGCGTGATCCTGTTGCCTTCTCGGAGGCTCGGGAACAGTGGGTGCTAGACAGACTAGTTGAACTGGAGACCGTTAAGGAGCTAAGAGACCAAGTGGCTCACTGTTACAGACAAGAGGAAGTCAACGCAAGACAGAATTGCCGCACTATAGTAGATCAGTATATGCAAGCATTTAAGGCATACAAGGACAAAGGTATCTTTAGTACCTACTTTGTGTTCTCAACCTGGATTAGCAGTGCCCTCACCACCCTAACCCTGACACTCACTGTGTGCTTTGTGTTCTCATCCTGTACTAGCAAAACCCTCACTATCCCCAACCCTGACACTCACTGTGTACTTTGTGTTCTCATCCTGGGCTAGCAAAACCCTCACTCTCCCCAACGCTGACACTCACTTTGTGCTCTGTGTTCTCATCCTGGGCTAGCAAAACCCTCACTCTCCGACACTCATTCTGTGCCCTGCATTCTCGATCTGAACTAAAAATGCCCTTGTTATTCCCAACTTTGATACTTACTCTGTTCTTTGTGTTCTCCACCAGCTTGGGGTAATTCACCTGATGGTAACTGGAGCAAGTGGAAGGTGCCAGTTGAATAACTCTATCCCATGAATTAACtgataaactttattttgtataAATCTTATGCTGTTGTTTTAAAAGCACAACAAAGAAAGGATTGTTGTGTATTCCACTCAAATAGAGTAATTAAACTGTAAATTGCTTCATTTGCCTGTGCAGCTTTTTATTCTCAAGACTGCCCCTAATCTAAAGAACACCTCCTATGTAataacccccctccccggAATTACAAATTTGTATTGAATGCCCCCTCTCTACAAACTCCCCCCTCTACTGCGTACAATCAGCACTTCTAATCTAATGAGGCTCAACATATTGTTCTGTGTCAGGCCtgatttttcataaaaaccTAAGCCCGACAAATTGCAGTTTGTAAATGCTCTAGCGGACAATCTATCTGAAAATCAGATAAACACTTGTGTGTTTAGTATGCAAATAGGGATAGTTTTCCTTGAgtcttgaatttgttttatttttgtttcttttgagACTTAAGAAGAGCTCCCAGTAAGATGACAATAAATACAAGTTGGAGTTTCATGTCTTTGTGGTagtttttgttgtgttttgaagggctaagaattttttttttcgaccTGGAAACTAAAGCAAGTGATTAATTATTTGTTGCACACTAATAAATGTCAGTAAGttagtggttttcaaaaacctgtTAAATActagtttagtttagtttatttagtcaTAATACACTTTAATGtctttgttatcttttgttctgacttgactattacactttaacaattacattgtGTTTCacaggattttgaaaacctttGTATTGCAAGAAAGCTTCGTGGCACTTTTGATATTTCTCGACACTTAATTTTTACGAAGTCAACATTTTGATCAAGTGAAATCTTTGTGTCTCTAATCCAACCAAACACACAGTGGATGCTGGGAGTCTTTCAAGCGTTTCGCATTTTGATTTTGCATACTAAATACTGCCCCAAGAAGGTTTTTTGGGATGGTCCCGTTGCCACATTTACTGTAATCTGTAACCCGCATTGTTTGATTACTGTAAAATAGATAAGCTTACATAAAAATGCTCTTATTCcaccactcccccccccccccccccccccacaaaccCTAGATACGGGCCTGTTAGCAGCTAGACAAGGGAATTTTTAGCGTCAGGTCACTTATCATTAATTTTTTGTATCTAAATCGTGAAATAAAAGGGACGCGAAAATCTTATGAAAGAAGGTAATATTTTGGTCCCAGATCGTGCGCGGTTCGAAAAACACAGAAATACCATCTTTACCTAGCAACTTGCCCTCCTCTCGAAAAATGACTTGATTGAAAGATACGGCGTGCGTAAATGACCCATCCATGCTTTGTTTACACGCGCATCACAGCCCTGACATGAGTCTATTGACATTCTTTTTAGTTCGTATCATCTTATTGGCTCAGTAGCATTTTAATAACTCTCGTCGAATACAACTTGCAAATGAAAGTGGGGGTATGATTTCTATATGAACTATTTCGCGCGTTTTCTTGCCTCGGAATGCCCGCTTTTGACCGCCGTGTCTTGGAGTGTCTTGTTTTACGAGTCAACTAGAGATGACAAGGGAAGTTTTGGCTTGGTTGTCCATTTACTGTAACTGGCTTTCTCTAATAACAGGTAAATACCTCCGCATCTTTGCCCCACAGCCACCGATCAGAGCAAATAGCGTTTTCCTTTATTAATCACAAAATGATTGTTGCCGCTCTCTCCTTGGCTCAAATAGGGGTAAAAACGATTTGTAATTGCATTCGCTTTTGGTTTAATTATCTCGTGTGTTTTACATCATTGTTTGTCCTATGTGAAAATTGGTATAAATTGACTCCCAGAGTATCCGTAATCAAAGCATTGATTTGACGGCTTCTTGTATactttttatatattattatctaTAGTATACAAACGTGCAATAGttcgttttcttttttgttaaattGTCCCAGTTGGATAGAACGTAGTTACCTACTTAAGAGTTATGAGCCTTTTTCGGCATTTTCGTCAGATTAATTATTCGCGTAAATTTTGTGGTCAGATTCCGAAAAGCGTTGTTAATGTTGAAGCAGCTTACACAGCTGATACGATACACGAACATTCTGTCAAATGCGTGAAAAGGTTTGAGAGACCTCCAAACAGCCGAAACTAGGCGACTAACTACAAATCGAATTTTTCTCTGGATTCGAGAAGTCCAGTTCCCTAACGTAGACTAGACAAGACCCCATCCATAAAATAACTGATATATCATAATAAGGAGGATATGGATCTAACAACATGAACCGGGCAAGCAAGTGAAAATCCTTTTTTCACTCTttcaaagaaatataaaaaagatcGCACGATTTTGCAAGATGGGCCCTAAGGGGAAAGAGTAGTCCTTtccagttttattattttatcgaTTTCGAAATAATTACCCTGCACGAAGCATTTATTGCTCTTTACTCTTTCTAATCTAAAGTGCAATCAAACAATGTACCAGTAGAAGTTCactcttttttgcttttagtgtTAAAAACTCGCATGAAATGCGATACGTCTTATTTGATTATTGACGGGATGTCTTCATCGTAGACCATGCTAGTATACGATACCTAGTagaatatttctttttcaaaagTATGCAAAAgcgttttataaaaaaatgtttctgtGTATTTCGCAAAACGAAGCATTTTGTTTggcaattttattttataaagagACTAAAAGATTTCGTGGTTCGTGAACTCTTTGATTTGCATACACTAAATTGACTATACCCGAGAGTAAAGAgagataacaaaaaaatgtttagctGTCAACCGGGACAAAGAACATGTGCAAATAAGAAGTCCTGACTCGTTAACGATCAAAGGTATGTTTTATATTAAAAACGTGCAAAGGGTCTAAACGAGGCGAGATTGAACAGCAATCGTCATACAAACAATACAGGTATTAACAACAATATTCCTATACTTGTTTGCAAATAATATAGTCAACTTCTTAGATTCTTATCTTATATTAGGTAAGACATTCATATAAGAGTGGAAACCTAAGGACATATTAGTAATAGTAGTTGATCAAAGTTGGCCATTTGTGGAAAACGCGGAtcaagggcacaaaacggatctgttccgcagcccgTTTTTTTGCCGGGTGTGAAGATGTTAGACCCCTCGGTTCCTGGGGAAAAAAAAcgtcccgaatggttctgctggcaaatttgtggagtcgaactaattgtgctgggaatattttGGGGGGCGCTGGAACAGATGCTAGGGGGAAAATGGTCCCGatcggttatacgggcaattattcatgtgctaaaatgcctaaccaatgctggctgggaaaaagAATTCCTAACCAATTCTGGCTGGAAAAAATGAATGGTCCCTCCTGGAAACAAGgaacagataattttttttttcccagcaacttttaaaatggatattttccgcatcagaacatattcaaactaAGAAATATGCCATTGTAACGTGTTTCAGTAAGGGGAGCTCGTTGAATGTCCTTGGCGGATTCGTCGTTTTGACTTTCCTGTGAGAGCGACACAAGGAATTAATACGGGATATCATCACAGTAAACACACCGTGCACACATACTATAAATCAGTGTACTAGCCACCTATTGTTATAAAAACTATCACCCTAGAAGAAAATGGTGGCTTTAGCTAGTACAGGGATCGAGGCTTGCCCCATCCAACTCAAAAACCTCAgccaatattttctattgtttCAACCATGGGTTCTCAGAATATATTCATTTTAAGCTCATCCAATGCGTGGCGTCAATTCAGGGGCGTCTTCTAAACGAGTTAAAATACAGTACTTTTCAAAAGTATTTCTTTAGTCCTCTTTCTCTTTTCAGGTCTCAACGTTTCTAGCTCGTTAAATTCCTCGTATTTTCCCACCCCGACATCTTTATTGTCAAGTGGTACGTCCATCCCGAGCGATAAAACACCTTCGATTAACAGTACCACAACtagcaccatcatcatcatcagcagcagcagtAACAGTGCTCCTGTAACCATGGCAACAATGTCACCTACAGCAATCATGCCAACAACATTAGGGCTGAACACAACAAACGCGACGTCAAACACCACAGGCAGCCCGTGGCAGCCAAACGTCCCAACGGTCGAGCTTTCGATCTTCAGCATCATCATGATTTCCTTAGGGGGTTTACTTAttgttgtcatgacaacatGTCTTTTTGTCATCTGCTGTAGAGGGCGAGAGAGGGGGTGAGTCTGCACATTTGTTTTCAGGAAATTGGCGACTTTGGGTGACAAGCTCGCTCTTACGTTAGAATGAAACTCACGAGCTTTGTTCCCGTACACTCAAAAGGGCTACTCTGCGGTACGTTCACCCACGATACGAACGAATGCCGAGCGCGGGGAATTCCCATCGCT contains:
- the LOC116611666 gene encoding uncharacterized protein LOC116611666 isoform X4, whose translation is MTREVLAWLSIYCNWLSLITVLFLFSGLNVSSSLNSSYFPTPTSLLSSGTSIPSDKTPSINSTTTSTIIIISSSSNSAPVTMATMSPTAIMPTTLGLNTTNATSNTTGSPWQPNVPTVELSIFSIIMISLGGLLIVVMTTCLFVICCRGRERGPGAAHTPHTQVKLKPWKMPDLSSTNADMTDDAIEPQTPAANNGDHPNSFRNDGLANPSPTSPSSPNHLASANNNLVTTPTGTFRESQMI
- the LOC5510150 gene encoding NADH dehydrogenase [ubiquinone] 1 beta subcomplex subunit 10, producing the protein MGDKYFKRYTEKARAPSFEEIDRRDPVAFSEAREQWVLDRLVELETVKELRDQVAHCYRQEEVNARQNCRTIVDQYMQAFKAYKDKAWGNSPDGNWSKWKVPVE
- the LOC116611666 gene encoding uncharacterized protein LOC116611666 isoform X5, with protein sequence MTREVLAWLSIYCNWLSLITVLFLFSGLNVSSSLNSSYFPTPTSLLSSGTSIPSDKTPSINSTTTSTIIIISSSSNSAPVTMATMSPTAIMPTTLGLNTTNATSNTTGSPWQPNVPTVELSIFSIIMISLGGLLIVVMTTCLFVICCRGRERGPGAAHTPHTQVKLKPWKMPDLSSTNADMTDDAIEPQTPAANNGDHPNSFRNDGPSPTSPSSPNHLASANNNLVTTPTGTFRESQMI
- the LOC116611666 gene encoding uncharacterized protein LOC116611666 isoform X3, which gives rise to MTREVLAWLSIYCNWLSLITGLNVSSSLNSSYFPTPTSLLSSGTSIPSDKTPSINSTTTSTIIIISSSSNSAPVTMATMSPTAIMPTTLGLNTTNATSNTTGSPWQPNVPTVELSIFSIIMISLGGLLIVVMTTCLFVICCRGRERGPGAAHTPHTQVKLKPWKMPDLSSTNADMTDDAIEPQTPAANNGDHPNSFRNDGLANPSPTSPSSPNHLASANNNLVTTPTGTFRRDLDPDSQELWGDYGRKLSLGQKAYEQNSSTDENTLSKSNTKGVPDDLERVHFV
- the LOC116611666 gene encoding uncharacterized protein LOC116611666 isoform X2, whose protein sequence is MTREVLAWLSIYCNWLSLITVLFLFSGLNVSSSLNSSYFPTPTSLLSSGTSIPSDKTPSINSTTTSTIIIISSSSNSAPVTMATMSPTAIMPTTLGLNTTNATSNTTGSPWQPNVPTVELSIFSIIMISLGGLLIVVMTTCLFVICCRGRERGPGAAHTPHTQVKLKPWKMPDLSSTNADMTDDAIEPQTPAANNGDHPNSFRNDGPSPTSPSSPNHLASANNNLVTTPTGTFRRDLDPDSQELWGDYGRKLSLGQKAYEQNSSTDENTLSKSNTKGVPDDLERVHFV
- the LOC116611666 gene encoding uncharacterized protein LOC116611666 isoform X1, with the translated sequence MTREVLAWLSIYCNWLSLITVLFLFSGLNVSSSLNSSYFPTPTSLLSSGTSIPSDKTPSINSTTTSTIIIISSSSNSAPVTMATMSPTAIMPTTLGLNTTNATSNTTGSPWQPNVPTVELSIFSIIMISLGGLLIVVMTTCLFVICCRGRERGPGAAHTPHTQVKLKPWKMPDLSSTNADMTDDAIEPQTPAANNGDHPNSFRNDGLANPSPTSPSSPNHLASANNNLVTTPTGTFRRDLDPDSQELWGDYGRKLSLGQKAYEQNSSTDENTLSKSNTKGVPDDLERVHFV